The Stenotrophomonas sp. BIO128-Bstrain region ACTCCCAATCGGCCAGGCCGATCCACTGCAGGCCGGCCTCCGGGGCGCCGACGTAGGGATCCGGAATCTGCCCCTGCGCCAGCAGGTCGGTGTGCACGGCGCCGGGCACCTGCGCCGGGCGCCACTGTTGCAGGCCAGGATGCGCAGCACCGCGCGCGTCACCGGGTAGCAGGCGGAATGACCACTCCGCCGCCAGCGGGGCGGCTGCCACGGGCAGTGCCCAGGCGGCCAGCAGGACCAGCATCAGCCAGCAGGCCGGTGCAACGACATGGAGACGGCTGTGCGTGCGCATGGGGGATCTGCCTGGCTGCGGGAGCAGCCGACCAACGGTCGGCTCTACCGGGGTTGGAGCAGCCGACCAACGGTCGGCTCTACCGGGTTGGTGCAGCCGACCGGCGGTCGGCTCTACCGGGTTGGGGTAGCCGACCGGCGGTCGGCTACCGATTCAACGCACTACGTTGAGCACTTCGTAGCACGCGCCCATGGTGTGGTAGTCGGTCTTGCCGGCCGGGCTCTTTTCATCGCTGTACTTGCGGTTGTCCGCGTCCAGGATGCGATACCAGGCGCCGTAGCGATGATCGATCATGTGCTGCCAGGCGTAGCCCCACAGCTTGTCGTACCAGTCCCAGTACACGGCGTCGCCGGTGCGCTTGGCCAGCAGCGCGGCGGTGGCCAGCGATTCGGCCTGCACCCAGAAGTACTTGTCGTCATCGCACACGCTGCCGTCCGGGGCGAACCCGTAGTACAGCCCGCCGCGTTCGGCGTCCCAGCTGCGTTCCACCGCCACATCGAACAGATGCCGCGCGGTCGGCACGAGCCAGTCGGCCTGTACGTGGCGATCCAGGATCAGCAGCAGCTTGGCCCACTCGGTCTGATGCCCCGGCTGGAAACCCCAGGGGCGGAACAGGTGCTTGGGATTGTCACGGTTGTAGTTCCAGTCGATCTGCCAGTGGGTGTCGTAGTGCTCCCACACCAGCCCGTCGCCCTGCGCCGCCTGGCGGCGGGTCATGTGGTCGGCCAGCAGCAGCGCACGTTCCAGGTAGCGCTGCTCGCCACTGGCCTCGAATGCAGCCAGCATCGCTTCGCACATGTGCATGTTGGCGTTCTGGCCGCGGTAATCGCTGAAGGTCCAGTCGGCGTCGGCTTCGTCCTTGTA contains the following coding sequences:
- a CDS encoding AGE family epimerase/isomerase; translated protein: MTTPVPPTPDFRSPAFLRAHIAQTMAFYQPHEIDPKGGFFHYYRDDGSVYDASHRHLVSSTRFVFNHAMAYREFGKPEDLAAVEHGLRYLREVHRNPATGGYAWTLRDGVVEDATNHCYGVAFVLLAYSCALKAGVNEARAWMDETWQLLETRFWEPAFGLYKDEADADWTFSDYRGQNANMHMCEAMLAAFEASGEQRYLERALLLADHMTRRQAAQGDGLVWEHYDTHWQIDWNYNRDNPKHLFRPWGFQPGHQTEWAKLLLILDRHVQADWLVPTARHLFDVAVERSWDAERGGLYYGFAPDGSVCDDDKYFWVQAESLATAALLAKRTGDAVYWDWYDKLWGYAWQHMIDHRYGAWYRILDADNRKYSDEKSPAGKTDYHTMGACYEVLNVVR